In the genome of Streptomyces sp. NBC_00190, one region contains:
- a CDS encoding hemerythrin domain-containing protein, translating into MSNRIDPTAMYAMHDALRRELVHLDRVTTRADRDPRHVLATAAGWKLFKKALRAHHTAEDEALLPALRHSLADRPEDLALLEAVEAEHAAIDTVIDAIDAALADPQADPLRLGDLTDALTTGLAGHLRHEEEAVLPLIQRALTAEQWNHFGQVHARRLAPDAPVLLPWLLDGADEPTVEKLLAPLPAPTRAACTDRWVPAYTALDRWVPGTAF; encoded by the coding sequence GTGAGCAACCGTATCGACCCGACCGCGATGTACGCGATGCATGACGCCCTGCGCCGGGAACTGGTCCATCTGGACCGGGTCACCACCCGGGCGGACCGTGACCCCCGGCATGTACTGGCCACCGCTGCCGGATGGAAGCTGTTCAAAAAGGCTCTACGCGCCCACCACACGGCCGAAGACGAAGCGCTGTTGCCGGCGCTGCGCCACAGTCTGGCCGACCGCCCGGAGGATCTGGCTCTGCTGGAGGCGGTGGAGGCCGAACACGCCGCCATCGACACGGTGATCGACGCCATCGACGCGGCGCTGGCCGATCCGCAGGCGGATCCGCTGCGGTTGGGCGACCTGACGGACGCGCTGACCACCGGCCTGGCCGGGCACCTCAGACACGAGGAGGAAGCGGTTCTGCCGCTGATCCAGCGGGCGTTGACGGCCGAGCAGTGGAACCACTTCGGCCAGGTCCATGCCCGGCGGCTCGCCCCTGACGCACCGGTGCTGTTGCCGTGGCTGCTGGACGGCGCCGACGAGCCGACGGTGGAGAAACTCCTCGCTCCGCTGCCCGCGCCCACGCGCGCCGCCTGCACCGACCGGTGGGTGCCGGCTTACACCGCCCTGGACCGCTGGGTTCCAGGCACTGCGTTCTGA
- a CDS encoding MarR family winged helix-turn-helix transcriptional regulator: MSDAVDAIIGQWAKERPDVVDDLWPVQLFGRIQRLARVVDKSARASAAAHGVEHGEFDVLTTLQRSGPPYTLTAGAFLKASMVTSGAITNRIDKMEAKGLVERVRDGDDRRTIKIRLTEHGHEVTRAAFADHLASYAQLLADVDRDLVDKTAEGLRQVLETLGDTAIK; this comes from the coding sequence ATGAGCGATGCCGTGGACGCGATCATCGGCCAGTGGGCCAAGGAACGCCCCGACGTGGTGGACGACCTCTGGCCGGTGCAGCTCTTCGGGCGGATCCAGCGGCTGGCCCGGGTGGTCGACAAGTCCGCCAGGGCATCGGCCGCCGCACACGGCGTGGAGCACGGCGAGTTCGACGTGCTCACCACGCTGCAGCGCTCCGGGCCGCCCTACACCCTCACCGCCGGGGCCTTCCTCAAGGCATCCATGGTGACCTCCGGTGCGATCACCAACCGCATCGACAAGATGGAGGCCAAGGGCCTGGTCGAGCGCGTACGCGATGGCGACGACCGGCGCACCATCAAGATCCGCCTCACCGAACACGGACACGAGGTCACCCGGGCCGCCTTCGCCGACCATCTGGCGAGCTACGCACAGCTGCTCGCCGACGTGGACCGCGACCTGGTCGACAAGACCGCCGAGGGCCTCCGCCAGGTACTGGAGACACTCGGCGACACCGCCATCAAGTGA
- a CDS encoding LysR family transcriptional regulator, with the protein MELRDIEIFLVLAEELHFGRTAQRLHVSQARVSQAIKKQERRIGAELFTRTSRTVRLTEVGRQFRDDLQPVYAGLHDSLERAQLAARGITAQLRVSLMPFNVADLHPYWKAFRARYPHWGLQIRQATFTDVFGQLRSGAMDVLVVWLPVEEPDFTVGPTLCTDSRILAVAADHRLAGRDSVPLELLADFPHGTALGLPDYWEDSYLPFHTPRGRPIERIMSAASDTSDELISHVGMGEIIHTFPGHVTRYWGMSNIRWLPLPDMATMNFALVWRTEAENDLIRALADTVRDLGVFRF; encoded by the coding sequence GTGGAGCTGCGAGACATCGAGATCTTCCTGGTGCTGGCGGAGGAGCTGCATTTCGGCCGGACCGCACAGCGGCTGCACGTTTCCCAGGCGCGCGTCAGTCAGGCGATCAAGAAGCAGGAGCGGCGCATCGGCGCCGAGCTGTTCACCCGCACCAGCCGCACGGTGCGCCTGACCGAGGTCGGCCGACAGTTCCGCGACGACCTGCAACCGGTCTACGCGGGCCTGCACGATTCCCTGGAGCGGGCCCAGCTGGCGGCCCGCGGCATCACCGCTCAGCTCCGCGTCAGCCTGATGCCCTTCAACGTCGCCGATCTGCACCCCTACTGGAAGGCGTTCCGCGCGCGGTATCCGCACTGGGGACTCCAGATCCGTCAGGCAACCTTCACCGATGTGTTCGGCCAGCTCCGAAGCGGTGCCATGGACGTCCTGGTCGTCTGGCTGCCGGTGGAAGAGCCGGACTTCACCGTCGGGCCGACCCTGTGCACCGACTCCCGGATCCTTGCCGTGGCCGCCGACCACCGGCTCGCGGGACGGGACTCGGTGCCACTGGAGCTGCTCGCCGACTTCCCGCACGGCACTGCCCTCGGCCTGCCGGACTACTGGGAGGACAGCTACCTGCCCTTCCACACCCCACGAGGCCGGCCGATCGAGCGCATCATGTCCGCGGCCTCGGACACCTCCGATGAGCTGATCAGTCACGTCGGCATGGGCGAGATCATCCACACCTTCCCCGGCCATGTCACCAGGTACTGGGGCATGTCGAACATCCGATGGCTTCCCCTCCCCGACATGGCCACCATGAACTTCGCCCTGGTCTGGCGGACCGAAGCCGAGAACGACCTCATCCGCGCGCTGGCCGACACGGTGCGAGACCTCGGCGTGTTCCGGTTCTGA